In one window of Cydia fagiglandana chromosome 1, ilCydFagi1.1, whole genome shotgun sequence DNA:
- the LOC134670456 gene encoding histidine-rich glycoprotein-like: MRALLVFGVLCLAAACMADSAQDMAVAESKGHHHEHGGGHEHHGHHHHHHGGHGHKGHKGHHHHHKGHEGHHDKHHHEGHHHEHGGGHKKHWDEHDHHGEHHEHGHHHKGGKHGHHEHHDKGEHTDGYHKKHHKDHFHKDHHFHDGHHKEGKHHKHHHHHGHHDKHGGHHKKGGHHHEGHHEGHHGHHGHHDKHHYDEDHHGHKGHHGHEGHHHHHHDHGKKGEHEHHKHWGHHHGKH, encoded by the coding sequence ATGAGGGCGTTGTTGGTGTTCGGAGTGCTGTGCCTGGCGGCCGCCTGCATGGCTGACTCCGCGCAGGACATGGCCGTGGCCGAGAGCAAGGGCCACCATCACGAGCACGGCGGCGGCCATGAGCACCACGGCCACCACCACCATCATCACGGCGGGCACGGACACAAGGGCCACAAGGGCCATCACCACCACCACAAGGGCCACGAGGGCCACCACGACAAGCATCACCACGAGGGTCACCACCACGAGCACGGCGGCGGTCACAAGAAGCACTGGGACGAGCATGACCACCACGGTGAACATCATGAGCACGGCCACCACCACAAGGGCGGCAAGCACGGCCACCACGAGCACCACGACAAGGGAGAGCACACCGACGGATACCACAAGAAACACCACAAGGATCACTTCCACAAGGATCACCACTTCCACGATGGACACCACAAGGAGGGCAAGCACCACAagcaccaccaccaccacggcCACCACGACAAACACGGGGGACACCACAAGAAGGGCGGTCACCATCACGAGGGCCATCACGAGGGCCACCACGGCCATCACGGCCACCACGACAAGCACCACTACGACGAGGACCACCACGGTCACAAGGGCCACCACGGCCACGAGGGGCACCATCATCACCACCACGACCACGGCAAGAAGGGCGAACACGAGCACCACAAGCACTGGGGCCACCATCACGgcaaacattaa